From the Methanobrevibacter sp. genome, one window contains:
- a CDS encoding multiprotein bridging factor aMBF1 gives MNCEICGKPIEGRPIRTKIDGSVLEVCKECSKFGRVQKDTPLERKFVSRNKKGNPQKRPQANRQNVQRRRREEPMDELVEDYNVLIRKARESKGWTREELGAKMYEKVSVINRIESGKMEPDIKLAKKFEKTLGITIIEKYDEMDLESFKSSASGPNTLGSIVKIKRK, from the coding sequence ATGAATTGTGAAATATGTGGTAAACCTATAGAAGGTAGACCTATAAGAACAAAAATAGATGGTTCAGTTTTAGAAGTTTGCAAGGAATGTTCTAAATTCGGAAGAGTTCAAAAGGACACTCCTCTTGAGAGGAAATTCGTTTCAAGAAACAAAAAGGGCAACCCTCAAAAGAGACCTCAAGCAAACAGGCAGAATGTTCAAAGAAGACGCAGAGAAGAACCTATGGATGAGCTTGTAGAAGATTACAATGTATTAATCAGAAAGGCAAGGGAATCTAAAGGTTGGACAAGAGAAGAATTAGGTGCTAAGATGTATGAAAAGGTTTCAGTAATCAACAGAATTGAATCTGGAAAGATGGAACCGGACATTAAATTAGCTAAAAAGTTCGAAAAGACTTTGGGCATCACTATCATTGAAAAATATGATGAAATGGATTTGGAATCATTTAAAAGTTCTGCATCAGGTCCAAATACATTAGGAAGTATTGTAAAGATCAAAAGGAAATAA
- a CDS encoding DUF356 domain-containing protein, with translation MALVLIRGENNSKILNAIADLERHANLNLITKPKKIDAKYADKIVENILKAPLRTKSQVATAFRIKEDTSTAIVQVKKIHPPAHIVVISNDYDDYRELNKTVNNAPIFKGYYSGKRQSTQMKDYKTSKSGSKEPVNDYN, from the coding sequence ATGGCTTTGGTATTGATTAGAGGAGAAAACAATTCAAAAATTCTTAATGCAATTGCAGATCTTGAAAGACACGCGAATTTGAACTTAATTACAAAACCTAAGAAGATAGATGCAAAATATGCTGATAAGATAGTTGAAAACATATTGAAGGCACCATTAAGAACCAAATCACAGGTGGCTACCGCATTCAGAATTAAAGAGGATACCTCCACAGCAATCGTTCAAGTCAAGAAGATTCATCCTCCGGCACATATCGTTGTAATAAGCAATGACTATGATGATTATAGGGAACTTAATAAGACAGTGAACAATGCACCTATATTCAAGGGCTATTATTCTGGCAAAAGGCAATCAACCCAAATGAAAGATTATAAGACCAGTAAAAGTGGAAGCAAAGAACCTGTAAATGATTACAATTAA